A single region of the Schizosaccharomyces osmophilus chromosome 3, complete sequence genome encodes:
- the knh2 gene encoding conserved fungal cell surface protein, Kre9/Knh1 family, Knh2: MLFKSAGFLLCLASAFVAQAIQLNSPNKDTVWKPGQTNTVSWDAVSTDPHKTKVILMNMNNYPNRRYDLGTVDTSEGHLTTNIQLSSDLPHSGWQIYLDSADEMNTGSLAQSHTFTIEGSGTSLSSGGISGGIVSSTSSSASSTPASSSSASSSGSSSSAPSSSSSSGSSSSAPSSSVSSSGSLTSDGAKTASGSSSSGFSTKSGQSSSASNSKDGSSSSHGSSSSSGAATEGMTKVAVVGCIAVAALMVMA; the protein is encoded by the coding sequence atgcttttcaaaagtgCCGGATTTTTACTTTGCCTTGCTAGCGCGTTCGTCGCTCAGGCTATTCAATTAAACTCTCCTAACAAGGATACCGTTTGGAAGCCTGGTCAAACCAATACCGTCTCTTGGGATGCTGTTAGCACTGACCCTCATAAGACCAAGGTGATCTTGATGAACATGAATAACTACCCCAACAGAAGATACGATCTCGGTACTGTCGATACATCTGAAGGCCATTTGACCACCAACATTCAACTATCCAGTGATCTCCCTCACTCTGGATGGCAAATCTACCTCGATAGTGCCGATGAAATGAACACTGGTTCTTTGGCCCAATCTCACACCTTCACCATCGAAGGCAGTGGCACGAGTCTCAGTTCTGGTGGCATCAGCGGTGGTATCGTTTCTAGCACCTCCTCTTCTGCTAGCTCCACccctgcttcttcttcctctgcTAGCTCTTCTGGCTCTTCTTCCTCTGCTCccagcagcagcagcagcagtGGCTCTAGCTCTTCTGCTCCTTCCTCTTCTGTTTCATCTTCTGGCTCCCTTACCTCCGATGGCGCCAAGACTGCCAGCGGTAGCAGCAGCAGTGGATTCTCTACTAAGTCTGGTCAATCCAGTAGTGCTTCCAACTCTAAGGATGGCTCTAGTAGTAGCCACGGCTCGAGCAGCAGCTCCGGTGCTGCTACCGAAGGTATGACCAAGGTTGCTGTCGTCGGTTGCATTGCAGTCGCTGCTCTTATGGTTATGGCTTAA
- a CDS encoding Golgi protein, associated with COP vesicles (predicted), DUF5427 — protein MSKENEVPDDVESLMASLDHLGVENTETDSKPEEKEPTEKNEQVNAPENEKEILDFLDELENEKREAAYRQLSEGATQETSKAPAESKEKSQNEPSDDRTSKRFDTQYGREGNETPKEENKNNWFGGLWSSASAAVRSAEQHVRSIKNHEETAHWDSQVRKMMDLNKLGDIGNGIRSKALPTLSNTFQNVMNVVAPPIQDHEVLQVMVFHDLAGFSHVDRIVYDSFDNVMSQVEGGDLTVLLDKEAKVRSRTGDLYENFALCNGLLEAKKLAKENLVQPIRHAKKYVEESNSAKSEEENSEKKEGSSIRVTHLLLSIQAFTVKSKEISETEQLCFLLCLKDVSHDLEFFTTSQPIPLEWHQWAVDNRYIELFGPTAILPNEWANQWTENCISVAAGILAQMYTSKRMALGDPALFATLEQRNEVEEKEQQSAYFDGLVYT, from the exons ATgtcgaaagaaaatgaagtaCCAGATGATGTGGAATCTTTAATGGCTTCCTTGGATCATCTGGGAGTGGAAAATACAGAGACAGACTCAAAACCCGAAGAGAAAGAACCCactgaaaagaatgaacaAGTGAACGCTcctgaaaatgaaaaggagATTTTAGATTTCTTGGATGAATTAGAGAATGAAAAGCGCGAAGCAGCTTACAGACAACTTTCTGAAGGTGCTACGCAGGAAACTTCCAAAGCCCCAGCTGAATCGAAGGAGAAGTCGCAAAACGAGCCTTCTGATGACCGCACTTCCAAACGGTTTGATACCCAGTATGGACGAGAGGGTAACGAGACGCCCAAAGAGGAGAACAAGAATAACTGGTTTGGCGGTTTATGGTCAAGTGCTTCAGCAGCCGTTCGTTCTGCAGAACAGCATGTTCGTTCTATTAAGAATCATGAAGAAACAGCTCATTGGGACAGCCAGGTCCGAAAAATGATGGACTTAAATAAGCTTG GAGATATTGGAAATGGTATTCGAAGCAAGGCCTTACCGACATTGAGTAACACCTTTCAGAATGTAATGAATGTGGTTGCTCCTCCTATTCAGGATCATGAAGTCTTGCAGGTTATGGTGTTTCACGACTTAGCTGGCTTTTCTCACGTGGATCGAATTGTTTACGATAGTTTTGATAAT GTTATGTCTCAAGTGGAGGGTGGTGATTTGACGGTTTTGTTGGACAAAGAGGCCAAGGTGCGAAGCAGGACTGGTGATTTGTATGAAAACTTTGCCTTATGCAATGGATTATTGGAAGCGAAAAAGCTGGCCAAGGAAAATTTGGTGCAACCAATCCGACATGCAAAAAAGTATGTTGAAGAATCGAATTCTGCAAAGTCCGAAGAGGAAAACAGcgagaaaaaggaaggatcTTCTATTCGAGTTACACATTTGTTGTTGTCCATTCAAGCATTTACAGTAAAATCGAAAGAAATATCAGAGACGGAGcagctttgctttttgttatgCTTGAAGGATGTCAGCCATGACCTGGAGTTTTTTACTACATCTCAGCCAATTCCTTTAGAATGGCATCAATGGGCTGTGGATAATCGGTATATCGAGCTGTTTGGTCCGACGGCCATACTTCCAAATGAATGGGCTAATCAATGGACCGAAAACTGTATATCAGTTGCTGCAGGGATTCTTGCTCAAATGTATACCTCGAAACGCATGGCTTTGGGGGATCCAGCGCTCTTTGCTACCTTGGAACAGAGAAACgaagtagaagaaaaagagcaacaaTCTGCTTATTTTGATGGTTTGGTGTATACGTAA